TCATCATCCCGATTCCGATCCCGCTGCCGCCGTGGGGTGGCTCGCTGATCCCGCCGGGGTCGGGCTCCGAGTGGCCGACCCCTCCGGTCTCCAACCAGCCGGGTCAGCCGGGTCAGCCGGGCCAGCCGGGTGGACCTGGTTCGCCGGAGAAGCCGGGCGAGACCGGCCACAACGGTGCGCCGGGCAAGCCGGCTCCGGGCAAGCCTGCTCCGGACCAGTCGCCGTCCCTGCCTGTGACGGGTGCGAACGTCATCTGGCTCGCCGGTGCAGCGCTCGCGCTGATCGCCGGTGGCGCATGGCTGACCCTGCGTAATCGCAGGCGGGTGTCCGGCGCGGGCTAGCCCCTCAGCCGGCACACGGTAGTGGGGCGGGTGCGACCTCCTCGGCCGCATCCGCCCCGCACCGCTGCCGCACCGATCGAATACCGCTCACCAGCGGACCAGGAATGTCGCGGCCGATCGTTCGGCCGCCCCGAAAGGAGAATCTTCCGTGCTCATCCTCCCGCTTTCTCTTACCTTCGACGTCCAGACGACGGGTTCTGCCGTGATCGACGGTCTCGGTCGACTGTCCGTCCTTCTCTATGATCTGCTCGGCGGCGCCGGGAGCGCTGCGATCAACCTGGGCAGCTAGCTAGTTCGACTCATCTGTGGAGGGGGCTCCGGCCCATGCGCGATACCAAAGTTCCTGGGCCGGAACAGGCTCGGCCGAATGCAGGCGGGGTCGCCGGCGAACTGCTCCTCACGGCCGGGGTCGTCCTCCTGCTCTTCGTCTTCTACGAGGCGTTCTGGACCAACATCGTCTCGGGGCGGTTGCAGGACGAGGTCGACAACAGCCTGGACGAATCCTGGAGCAGAGGGGCGACCGGTGACGAGCCGGTCGCCCCGCCGACCCCGGCGCTCGGCGAGGGGTTCGCGCGCGTTCACATTCCCGCCCTCGACGCCGCCTACGCGGTCGTCGAGGGCACACGCAACGAGGACCTGCGGGCCGGTCCCGGCCACTACGTCGACACACAGATGCCCGGCGAGCCCGGAAACTTCGCGCTCGCCGGGCATCGCATCGGGACCGGTGCGGTGTTCCAGTACCTGGATCGACTCGACGCTTGCGATGCAGTCGTCGTGGAGACCGAATTCCGATGGGTCACTTACCGAGTGCTCCCGCTCGAGACCTCCTCGCCCGAGAGGCGTGCTGCGGCGGAAGCCTGTCTGAGCCCCGAGCAGACCGATCGCGTCTCGGACGGCGACTACGCCCACGTCCAGGGCCGCCACATCACCGCGCCCACCGACGTCGAGGTCGTCAACCCGCTGCCCGGCGCCCCGTGGGCCGAGCCCGGCCCCGGGCTGGAAAGCATGCTGACGATGACCACGTGCCATCCGCTGTTCTCGAACGCCGAGCGCATGATCGTGCATGCGATGCTCGTCGAAACAATCCCGAAGTCCTCGGGCCACAGTCCCGCGGCATTGCAGGAGCGATGAATGTACGGCTATCTCTGGCACGCGCTTCCCGGCCCCCGACCGGTGAAGGCCCTACTGGCGATCCTTCTCGCGGTCGCGATCGTGCTGCTTCTCATGGAAGTCGTGTTCCCCTGGGTGTCCGAGCACATGCCCTACTCGGACGTCACCGTATAGACCGCCCTCACTGTTCGACGCGGCACGCCGCCGCGAGCGAGGGATTCAGTGAACGGTGATGTCGCAGAACACCTGTGACGATCGCTGATGTGGGCACCTATCCGGAGAACGTCGTGGTCACCGCCGTCCCGTTCTGACCGGGCGCGGCGAGGCCTCGAGCACGACGAAGGAGTGGCCGGGCACCACGACCGCCGACGCGGTCTCGTCGACCTCCGGCGCGTCCCACCACAGCACCGGGGCGCCGCCGACCGGCACGGTCACCGGTGCGGTCCCGAGATTGCATGCGATCCGCAGGTTTCCGCGGATCAGGGCGATCCACCGCTCGTCCTCGTCGTACTCGATCCTGAGGTGCTCGAGCCACGGGTCGCTGATGTCCGGGCGCGCGTGGCGCAGCGCGATCAGGCTGCGGTAACAGTCGAGCAGTCGCGCGTGTGACTCGACGTCGCGCTCGTGCCAGTCGAGTTTCGAGCGCTGGAACGTCCGTTGGTCCTGCGGGTCCGGGATGTCGTCGGTGTCCCAGCCGTGCTCGGCGAATTCGCGGCGCCGACCCTCCGCCGTCGCCTGGCCCAATTCGGGTTCCAGGTGGGACGTGAAGTACTGGAAGGGTGTTCGCGCCCCCCATTCCTCGCCCATGAAGAGCATCGGCGTGTACGGCGAGCACATCACCAGCGCGGCCTTGATCGCGAGCTGGCCGTCGGTGAGGTACGTGCTAGGGCGGTCGCCGGTGGCGCGGTTCCCGATCTGATCGTGGGTGCAGGTGTACGTGAGCATCGCGTCGGCCGGGATGCGTCGAATGTCGATGGGGCGGCCGTGGTTTCGGCCCCGGAACGCCGAGTACGTCCCGTTGTGGAAGTAGCCGTGGGT
This genomic stretch from Prescottella soli harbors:
- a CDS encoding class E sortase; translated protein: MRDTKVPGPEQARPNAGGVAGELLLTAGVVLLLFVFYEAFWTNIVSGRLQDEVDNSLDESWSRGATGDEPVAPPTPALGEGFARVHIPALDAAYAVVEGTRNEDLRAGPGHYVDTQMPGEPGNFALAGHRIGTGAVFQYLDRLDACDAVVVETEFRWVTYRVLPLETSSPERRAAAEACLSPEQTDRVSDGDYAHVQGRHITAPTDVEVVNPLPGAPWAEPGPGLESMLTMTTCHPLFSNAERMIVHAMLVETIPKSSGHSPAALQER